The Panicum hallii strain FIL2 chromosome 9, PHallii_v3.1, whole genome shotgun sequence genome has a window encoding:
- the LOC112877753 gene encoding myb-related protein P-like, with amino-acid sequence MGRAPCCEKVGLKRGRWTAEEDGILASYIAKHGEGSWRSLPKNAGLLRCGKSCRLRWINYLRADVKRGNISKEEEYVIIKLHATLGNRWSLIASHLPGRTDNEIKNYWNSHLSRQIHTYRRTYTAGPDAAITIDMSKLHSADKRRGGRTPGRSPKSAAATASGGGSKARSKQLPDRDKKPEAAESGEEKGASGPVAAAAASAASSPRHSDGARSAVVDPDRNQPGSSSGVAGGGGTNTPEGPWSEDATGPLVLDPTAMEFGGLWEAESEMEALLSSGGGIGPDHDPLTGFEAVCEAQVDDLLDMDWDGFAAHLWGEPPAAAHQEQQNDDDRSTLLQPDEPQAAAAGCSNNQEDELESFATWLLSDSF; translated from the exons ATGGGGAGGGCGCCGTGCTGCGAGAAGGTGGGGCTGAAGCGGGGGAGGTGGACGGCGGAGGAGGACGGGATACTCGCCAGCTACATTGCCAAGCACGGAGAGGGATCCTGGAGGTCGCTGCCCAAGAATGCAG GGCTGCTTCGGTGCGGCAAGAGCTGCCGGCTGCGGTGGATCAACTACCTCCGGGCGGACGTGAAGAGGGGGAACATCTCCAAGGAGGAAGAGTACGTCATCATCAAGCTCCACGCCACCCTTGGGAACAG GTGGTCCCTGATCGCCAGCCACCTGCCCGGCCGAACAGACAACGAGATCAAGAACTACTGGAACTCGCACCTCAGCCGGCAGATCCACACGTACCGCCGGACCTACACCGCCGGCCCGGACGCCGCCATCACCATCGACATGAGCAAGCTGCACAGCGCCGACAAGCGCCGCGGCGGACGGACCCCGGGCCGCTCGCCGAAGAGCGCCGCTGCCACCGCCAGCGGCGGCGGTAGCAAGGCCAGGAGCAAGCAGCTGCCGGACCGCGATAAGAAGCCTGAGGCGGCGGAGTCCGGCGAGGAGAAAGGCGCCTCCGGgccggtggccgccgccgcggcgtcagCGGCGTCGAGCCCGCGGCACAGCGACGGGGCGCGGAGCGCCGTGGTGGACCCGGACCGGAACCAGCccggcagcagcagcggcgtcgccggcggcgggggcaccAACACGCCCGAGGGGCCCTGGAGCGAGGACGCGACCGGGCCGCTGGTGCTGGACCCGACGGCGATGGAGTTTGGGGGCCTCTGGGAGGCTGAGAGCGAGATGGAGGCCCTGCTGTCGAGCGGCGGCGGTATCGGGCCTGACCATGATCCGCTTACCGGGTTTGAAGCGGTGTGCGAGGCCCAGGTGGACGACCTCCTCGACATGGACTGGGACGGCTTCGCGGCCCATCTCTGGGGCGAGCCTCCCGCCGCTGCCCACCAGGAGCAGCAGAACGACGACGACCGAAGCACGCTGCTCCAGCCCGATGAGCCGCAGGCCGCCGCTGCGGGCTGCAGCAACAACCAGGAGGACGAGCTGGAGTCGTTCGCGACCTGGCTCCTGTCGGACTCGTTCTGA
- the LOC112875858 gene encoding trinucleotide repeat-containing gene 18 protein-like: MDDDIDSSCSTPFASAPSSPGRSPAFGGGGGGYFFSAPASPIHHLLFSTSSSASAAAGAGGRGCAGDAEFEFGGPGGPMISADELFHNGQIRPLTLPPLPDLDPGSDDDEDGGGGRGAPARGRDLTPRSASVHRRARSMSPLRGASPRLKLINALVPAPDLVPSPGAAREEAAPPVTASSRSSSSSSTSSSSSAASSARGSRRWVFIKDMLLHRSRSEPGSSSAHAHDAPAAGASAGASKPERAWAFSPSWAAREKLAARLRPSRPPPATEAAGCEEARPRGQGRGRRRRSTTVAAAHERLYAAPNRAQAEEMRRRTFLPYRQGLLGCLGFSSRGYGALHGLTKTLNPVFSR; encoded by the coding sequence ATGGACGACGACATCGACAGCTCCTGCTCCACCCCGTTCGCCAGCGCGCCGTCCAGCCCCGGCCGTTCCCCTgccttcggcggcggcggcggcggatacTTCTTCAGCGCGCCGGCCAGCCCCATCCACCACCTCCTCTTCTCGACGTCGTCCTCGgcctccgcggccgccggcgcgggcgggcgcgggtgCGCGGGCGACGCGGAGTTCGAGTTCGGCGGGCCCGGCGGGCCCATGATCTCCGCCGACGAGCTCTTCCACAACGGCCAGATCCGGCCGCTCACCCTGCCCCCGCTCCCGGATCTCGACCCCGgcagcgacgacgacgaggacggcggcggcgggcgcggcgcccCGGCGCGGGGCCGCGACCTCACGCCGCGGAGCGCGTCCGTGCACCGCCGCGCGCGGTCCATGTCCCCGCTCCGCGGCGCGTCCCCGCGGCTCAAGCTGATCAATGCGCTGGTCCCCGCGCCGGATCTCGTACCTTCCCCCGGCGCCGCGCGGGAGGAGGCCGCGCCGCCGGTCACCGCCTCGTCgcgctcctcctcgtcctcctccacgtcctcctcgtcgtcggccGCGTCCTCGGCGCGCGGGTCCCGGCGGTGGGTGTTCATCAAGGACATGCTCCTGCACCGCAGCAGGAGCGAGCCCGGCAGCAGCAGCGCCCACGCGCACGACGCCCCCGCGGCAGGCGCATCCGCCGGTGCCAGCAAGCCCGAGCGTGCGTGGGCGTTCTCGCCCTCCTGGGCGGCCAGGGAAAAGCTCGCCGCTAGGCTCCGCCCCTCTCGCCCGCCTCCCGCGACAGAGGCGGCTGGCTGCGAGGAGGCCCGCCCGCGGGGGCAGGGCAGGGGTCGCAGGCGGCGGTCCacgacggtggcggcggcgcacgaGCGGCTGTACGCGGCGCCGAACCGGGCGCAGGCGGAGGAGATGCGGCGGCGCACGTTCCTCCCGTACCGGCAGGGCCTCCTGGGCTGCCTGGGCTTCAGCTCCCGCGGCTACGGCGCGCTCCACGGGCTCACCAAAACCCTCAACCCCGTCTTCTCCCGGTGA